The genome window CTCATTGAATACATTAGTTCCTTAATTTCTTGTCGTCAATTATCAGAACCCACATAGGAGGCATAGATGTACTTTCAGCACACGCACCCGTGCTAGGCGATAGGGATGGCAATGAGGTCGGCAACGGGCCTGAGGGGAGTGAGATGGGAAGACGGGCCCAAGGCGTAGTGACGGGCGAAATGGCGACGGTGACCATTGTACCTCTTCGACCGCCACATATCCGTCGGGATTGATATTCTGGAGGGGAGTGAAATGGGGAGCAGAGTGAGAGGAAGGGCCGAGATATTTATAaaaggattatcactgccggttaaagATTACCACTGTTGGTTTGGAATACAAAACGACAGTGATGCCGACAGTATCACTACTAGTTTGGAATATGAACCGGGTGTGATACATTACTACTGGTTTAGAATATGAACCGATGATAGTAGTTATCACTGTGGGTGTGATACATTATCACTGATGGTTCATAACGACTCAATCATTGATCTGTCGGTTGAGCTAATAAACTAGAAGAGATATTAGCTATCACTACTGATTCTTCATAGCTCAATGTTAAATCTATCGGTTCAGCTTATGAATCAACAATGATACCTTATCATTATCGATTATTACCAATGCTTTATTTCTTAAGTGATAtctagagaagagagagagggtaaGAAAATAATGTTAAGAAACAAGATTTCAATAGATGTATTTATCTTGCTAGTTTCTTAAGATCCTTCAAAACAATTTATTGTCTCACAATCACCTAAGATTACTCAAAGAGCTAGTTTcttccttaaaaaaataagCTCCTTCACTTTCATTTTTAAATTATTTGTCACATCATCTTTTTGTTTAGATAGACACCTAATTAATGTCTAAAAAACTAGCATTAGGTATGACCTAACTTTGAGATAGGCTTAGTAATAAAGCATTGGGAGTGGTAGATAAGTTTTTTGGATAAAAAACGACAGCTGATGTACATGCTCTGCAGAAAGTCCAGCACCATATGACATTGAATTCTCTTACTCTGAAGTCAACCCTAAGCGAAAAAAAAGCACTTGTTTAGTCTTCAAATTGACTAGACAAAGAAAGCAGTTGTTTAGGTAGATGTCGAATACTACATATCAATTATCAACATTCTAAGCGAAAAAAAAGATGGGGATCATACTGCAGAATATACAGTCATCCTCACAAATGTATGGGCTTAATAATTGCAGAAACACCAGATACGTATGTCTACAGAAATACTCATGGATAGTTGGGAGCTATGAAAATAAAACAATGTGATTAGATATATATAACACCATTTTCATTGCGGTTTCACAGGACAAGATAACGAACAGATTCACAACAATGGATCAAGCTTCAGCTTCAGCTCAACTGCAGACGAGCATAGCCTTCTTGGAGGCTGAGGTAGATGTGCCTCCAGTTCTCCACTTACTTTTGTTTGTTCAGATGTATGATTAAAATTGCCAGGAAGACCAAAGGATCATAGGTAGCACTTGCTTTTTTTAGTCTTTAAATCCTTTCTTTTGGGCAGTTTTCTATTTTCCTTTCTAATAGGTTGACAAAAATGCACTTTCAACCTTGTGCTTTTACTGTATCTCATCTTTTTCGGTCTGCTCCACAAACCATGCTTTCCAGTCTGCCACTTTTTCATCACCATTTGCAACCTGCGTAATGAAAGAAGCTGGggttaaatattttctttgcaGCTCACAGAAGAGACACGGAACAGTTGTTCCATACTTCCATTTGCTCTGTTGGCTTTCTAACAACAAGGACTCCTCACAAAAAAGGACGGAGTACCAATCACGACCACGACACTAGGACCTGAACCCTGATTGAGCTAATAACTATGTACCTCAAAAATGAGAGTCTTTCGGGGAATGGCATCCAGAGCTTCCACACATATGGTAGCAGCATCCTCTTTGCTTATTCTTCCCTTGGCTGCTATGCCCTACATAATTCAAGCACCATATAGTGACACATCAGAACAACAAATAGCATATGTATTCAAATATGATGATATTCCTACCAGATTGACAACACTACAAATGCATGTATGATATTTCTTTGTTGTGTGCAAATTGCATCATAAATCAATGAACATAATAATGTCTAAACTGTGTCCTGCTCATTGCACAACATTCATATAGTTGAACTACAGAATGCTAAGAATATCTGCATGGTGTTTAACATGCATTGGAGGTAAGGTGGGTTTTCATACTGATACCTCCGTAAAATCAAAATCTCTCTCACCACCAGGGGTGCTTTGCAGAGAACCAATCCTGATTATCGTAGATGGGATGCCAGATGCAAGAACCACTTCTTCATCCCTTTCTGCTAGCTTCCTCAGTTTGCTGTTCATAATAGCTTGCAAACCACCACTATTTCTGTAGGCAACCAGCTGCATTCTTATCAAGATCTCATAGGGGCAAATGACTGAAACTAGAGTCAGCTGGATATCACGGAATTGCAAGAGCATTGCAAACCTGTGATACCAAAACAATGTGTTGGACACCCTTGAGGTCGATTGAGTCAGAGAAGAAGCCATCCTGTAAAAATTCAAAAGTTCAAATTAAGCAAGAACTTAAAATGAAGACGAAAGGGCATCTGGTAAGCAGATAATATGTTCCCATATAAGTAAGGAACAGACAACTAAAACTGCAAATGTCAAGTAGTTAACACCTTGCTTAAGAGTTAAGATTAAGATGAGTATAATGTGGCTAACTAAATTGCAAGACATTGGCCCGTAAGTAGTTACGAATATGTGGTGCATCTATGGATATATTTAGATGACTCATACCATCTTCAAATCTCCAAATATGAAGAGTACTTCACATAAATGCCAAAAGGAGGGAATTCCGAAAAATCTAGTAATGTTCgtttataaaaaagaaaagaaaatctatTGATGCCCTAAACATCAAGTCATCAGCTAGAGTAGCTCAAAGAAGTGCCGAACAACCAACAATTATCCAAAGAATAGAAATAGTAGGCCTTATGCGTAGGGAATAGCTAAAAATGAATAGAAACACAAATTTTAACATACATCGGCTGGACAAATTACGGCACGAACGCCCCTTAGTGCTTTCTTCATGAAGGACTTATCTTCCATATCACCAACCATGCACTACAAGTAAACCAACATGGTGTTTACATGATGTTCATTATAAATATCAACAAAATGTTACAAGATAGATGTCATGGCGGTAGCAGGAGATAAATCTTACcgtttaattaggagataagtttggtatgtTACGATTCAAGTTGATTTGTTTAGAAATAAGTTTGGTAGGGAATAAGTTAGGAGTCGGATTGAGTTAGGACTgcttagagataagtttggtaagaGATAAGTAGGAGATGGAATTGATTTAGGAATGTAATTTctcctctctatataaaggggtAACCGCACATCATTGTAAGGAAgcaaaagaagaattaatctaagtttCCCTCAATATTCTAAATCTCAccaatctatagtctaatccctCTCCTAGTAGCTGACACCACCCGGCTATCCTCCCGGTAGATGTTTATCCCCCTAATGATCTTAGGATCATAACAATAGAACAGTCAACTACATCATTTTTTTGTATAAACTAATTTCAGTTCTAAAAAATGACAGTAAAAAAGTATTTTATAATTATAAGGAACATATAGAATGCCAAAGTATAGGTCAGAGCAACAAAAGATGTCACCTCCACATAAGTTCCAAACGCTTCTTCAGTGGATCGTTTGTCCTTGACAAGTGCTTTTATTCTAGTCCTTTTCAGGATTAGTGCCAATATCACCATCTGAATATACAAGTAAATCGACTTGAACCAGCTGAgagaatttctttttctttttgaatataTACTAGTAGAACTTCAGTTTTTGTTGAATAAACTGAAACTTTAAGTGTTTCACTAATGAGGATTGTTTGTAGAAAGAATTAGTTGTGTCAGTGCAGATTACATTCTACTAGAATACAACGTTCAGCTCAGATCACTGGGGAAGAAAATGAAGATAGGTGAATTTCAGGATACTGTACTAAACATCGGTGCAGAGGCAGTTCTGGAGAAGAACCTGTCCAATCTCACTGTCGCCATTGGTAACTAGCACAGCGTCCCGAGGCTCCTCGATATCTGTTCTCACCCCAAATCTGACAACAAATAAGAAACAATGGCAACCAAGGAGATTACATTTACAGAATATTTTCTCTATGCACCTGGAGACTCATCCTCTTCAGACTCAGCTCCCCCATCCTTGGGAAGCAAATCGGGTGCTCCATACCATCTCCTCAACTTTGGTCCTCCTATAAAAGAATTTCAAAAGTACAACTTATGGCCTGATCGATTCAGTGTCAACTCTGCAACGTTAAAGCTATGAAATTTTGACATTTTTGTGGCAGGCGTTTGATTTTTTCCATGGTTGTGGCGCACTGCACTTTATTGCCCTAAGAATCACCAACCTTACTCTTAAACTCATTTCCTTGTCAATATTTTCCTAAGTTGTTGCAAATAATTTCTTTACCACAAAAAGTACAGCCTGCCACACCTTGGCAAAGTGCGGgagccaaccaaacagatctTTAATCCATCAATGCTTCATCGAATAGACCTAATCCATCGGAATCATCTTTATACTCTGGACTTGGTAGAGCCATTAAATTAATCAGCATTCAGAGATGATAACAACTACAAAAAGATGGTTGCCCATAGTGCTCACTGCTCGGCGATCAGTGGCTATGAATTGAGACCCATCCCGCCACAATAATCAAAAACTGTACACTCAAAATGCTAAATCAAAAAGGCCTATTCAGCAACATCTAGTGAACATCGGTTCTTGATTACATACAACCTCAACTTCTAGCTAGAACGGCTCAATCCTGAATCTGACATCACTTCGAGGAAGCACGAATGCGCAAGAAAACGAGAGAGGTTTTTGTGTGAATACCCTCGATGTAGTCGAGGATGCGGTCGGTGAAGCTAGCCTCGTCCTTGCCCTTGGCCCGGACGGCGGCGAGAAGCGccggccttcttcttcctggcttccaGAGGACGGAGCGGTTACCCCCGGCGCGCGTTGCTGCAGGTGGGCGAAGCGGAGGCCGCTGCTGCGGCGTGGGTGACGCAGAGGACCGCCGCGGGGGCAGGGGAAGCGCGGGCATTGGGGATAGGCGCGCGAGTGCCGTGCCTGCCGCACCGGAGGATTTCGCGTGCGTGACCGTGGTTTCGTCGCGGTTATAGAGGGGGATAACGCTTGCTAGGATAGCCACGAAGTCGAGTGACCtgagaaatttcagaatttgACACTGAATTCTGGTGCCTATCCGGTTTTAACCTCCCATTCGCCTGCCTTTTAAAATATAACACCATGTTATCAATTTCTTCGGAATGTAatattttcttattcttttctcAATGACGTTTTCCTCTTCACTAGGAGAGATCAAACTGCCCAAGTACATTCGGGACTTCATCGTTTCGATCCCAACCATCAACCaaacagagagaaaaaaaaaaagataggtcCCCTCAGTTCCTCTTCGTTTCAGCTAGGGTTCTTGAGAGCTGTTCCAAGAGCGACGACCGGAACGACGTTGGCGGCTTCCATGATTCCCAGCGAGGTTCCTTCTAGGTAAGGCCCAATCTTAATCCTTGTTGTAGCTCGAGTTAGGGAACAAATGGGTGGGAACACCGACGATTTAGGTAGGAaggtaaatatttttttatcttgttttctttttcgtaTTCGGTAGGATTGATCCGGATGCCGCTTTTAGTCTTTATGTTTCGTTTGGTGATTTTTGTGCTAAGTTGGATGATGGAACTTGTGAGCTGGTGTTGCGCAAATATGATGAGTGGGTTGTGGACTATCGATGCTGCTCATTGGAGAGTTTGCAAAAGGATTTTGCATCACGGGTGAAGTAGAGCAGCGGCCAAGAGGCAGTGGTGAGTGGATTTGACAAGATCACAAGAATTGAAACAAAAATTGAGGATGATATGGCTTTATTGCGCGCATTCTCTGAGAGGTGTGGTGAGATGAGGTTATTTTTTATTGTCGATGTTGTggactattggagcaagagttcatcttacCCCAGCAAATACGACGGGAGTTTGTTCTAAGGAGgaaactcaagcttggagacgaagtttgagaggaaggaacaccacgagtatattgatggtaggaaaatggatcgatctggggggagaatcacaggtttgctgtgatgcgtgttctgtgtctGTCGCCACCGTTTTTTTTCACCTTGTTTCTCTCTGTGTGTCTTTTTCTCTGCCTCTCCTCCCCCAAACAACCATGGCctcttatttatagggtcatatgtagcttagcgtacaagttatcataatgtacgaatatTTGGGACTTgatcgaattactgggtcttatcccggataactactttctatcctatcggggaggtaaatatccaccgtggtaactattgtggtgcctgccccctcgAGTGCatcgagccggtcgccaattgcggcccggcgccgcactatcagaggtgtcaggatagcctccattacaccAAGGTGTCAAAGTGGCGCCCATCCgactaggcctttaatgccggtcacttcttgataagcaaagcacgaccggtgctccccttttggtagatctttccAAGGACTGCTGAAtcaccctgctgccttcgggaatgcggcccgatcatcccgaggcgggggccttgggaggcatggACCCGGGAGGTGAATGCTTCGAGAAGCAGGGCTCCGGAAGACTAGGGCTTCggggaggctgaggctttgggaggctagGGCTTCAGGGGactgaggctttgggaggctgaggctgTTAAGCCAAGAAAAGGCTtcacaggtacgaagaggtaccgtgaagggacctgatgacctCGGAGGTCGAGGCTTTAGCTGAGGATCcgtagatcaaggctccggggggacctggatagtaatcttcaaccattatcctcaggctggcttattttcaccccaacagtaccccctcattctcgggccccgaagtttcggaggggggagaggatgcagaggaaaaatcgACCCCAGCCTGGTgtcgtatcaaggatgcctgatggtgaTTCTCTGTCTTTCgaagtcgctagagtagaggttccgtgtgggtttggagaatcccgtACGTTCAcctggcgggacaagacgtGTCATTGCTGCATTTTTACTagataatgcgaggggtcgctagggtcttgtgcccgcgaTCCTGTCACGCGCCGAAAGAGGTTTGGGTCATTAATGTAACGGGACATCCGCGCGAGAAAACGAGGTATTTCATCATAGAGTGCTGGcacgtgttggagggaaaccgaATAGGGCCACGACCCCCTCCCCTAGGAGtcttaatgggaggacacgacGACGTTCATCCAGCTTTATCTTCCGGACCTACATGGCTGcgtggctcgggtataaagccggggttaccTGGTTGGAGCCTTCATAGCCCATGATCAAGCAGTtatccttgacttgagtatggcatcgtcttcctccccatcctcctcggagacatcaaTGATCTTGACGGTTCCTTCAGGAGCCAGGCTATTTTGGTCGTCGGTAGAGGCGTCGAAGGAGAAACAGCTTCCTCCCCTACAGGGGAGGCGGTTGTCCACTGCTCCGGCCTGACCTTTGGCCGGGAAGGGCGTGTCTGTCGAgaccatcgatatctccgatgacgacaaggagatcgactgggatctcctgttaagggagagtgagctggCATCAATGGGGCTGGCGGTGAAGCAGGAAGAGGctgggaaggcgagggagagggcCTCGCCAGTAACCTTCTCAGACTCCTCAGCATCCTCTGGAAGCTCGGGAGTCAGCTACTGCATCGGCTTCCGCAACGGCAGGcccagatgaggcgcatacgccgtcTCATGTGTGGCCCCTGCTAGGAcctgtaggaggtgaaggcggtcaccgaGATGTCGTACTTGGTGACgccatgatatatccatgtcatggctgaaattagtcaccttgtactctttctcccttgttttgctccgcagggatctatcttcttcgtggtaATTTCTTTATGGTTGTTTCAAtttgtatcccctggatgtactggttgtttaataatataacgtggGTCTTCGAGAACAGTCGTGTCTTCCTCCGTATCAcaatgcgagaggacctttcgaaGGAGTGGCCGCATGCGTGCGTGATTTCGTGCCTCCCAATTGTACTTCTTCatccctttcgaaggcgatggATAGTTTTTTTTGACGACCAGTGGATACTTAGGCTAACTGAGGAGAACTGGGTGGAATAGTGGCGATCTCGTCATCTCTGGTTACTgcgtactccttcctaatttgttccagattttcgaCTCAGCGAAGTCCCACTGGAACCTTTGGCGATGAGCTCCAGAGGCGGTCCTTGACCCTCcgggttccttagcaactgccCGGGTAGAAGGCGACGATGTGTCAGGGGCGCAGCCAAAGGCTgaggcaagagaggtggtccgcgaccccctcggaccttagccgctgcccgactccggaggtattccgtccggagcctggcaacggtgcATCGGAGGCGAGGTCGAAGGCCGAGCGGAAGAGAGGGTTCGCGACCCCctaggcccttagccgctgcccagctcaggaggtattctgtccggagccggcgatggcgtgtcggaggcgaggccgaaggccgggaggaagagagggtccgcgaccccctcggcccttatccgctgctcggctctggaggtatttcGTCTAGAgactggcgacggcgcgtcggaggcgaggccgaaggtcaggcagaagagagggtctgcgaccccctcgacccatagccgttgcccagctccggaggtattccatccggagcctagcgacggctcGTTGGAGGCAAAGtcgaaggccgggcggaagagagggttcgcgacccccttggcccttagccgctgcccggctccggaggtattccgtgcggagcctagcgacggtgtgtcggaggcgaggccgaaggtcaggcggaagagagggtctgcgaccccctcggcccttagccgctgcccggctccggaggtcttccgttcggagcctagcgacagcacgttggaggcaatgccaaaggctgggtggaagagagggtccgcaaccccatcggcccttagccgttgcctggcttcggaggtattccgtcaagagcctggcgacggcgcatcAAAGGCGAGGCCGAAGGTCGGGCATACGAGAGGGTCCGTggccccctcggcccttagccactgcccggctccggaggtattccattcggagcctggtgacggtgcgtcggaggcgaggccgaaggcctagcggaagagagggtctgcgaccccctcggcccttagccgttgcccggctctggaggtattccatccgaagcctggcgacggtgcgttggaggcgaagccgaaggccggcggaagagagggtccgcaaccccctcagcccttagccgttaaccggctccagaggtattccgtcatgagcctggcgatgacgcgtcggaggcgaagctgaaggctggGTGGAAGAGAGGGTTTACGACCCCCTccgcccttagctgctgcctggcCTTGCTGTCCCTGTAATGGATTGTCAGGGGTTCCACTATATTTTCCGTGCCACGCAGCGTGGGATTTTAttgaatgttagtataacaaaaatgacgtatgaaatgtgtctttaaaggagatggtagggtaatgatattatcttttacTATGCGTGTTTCGGAGTCatgcgggtcatacctttccctgtagggagggggatttttatacccctttgattggCTTGCTGTGCCTTTTAAGAGGCTAGTGGATTGTGTACCCCTTTAGCACGGAgacattagccttcaagatgctggggtacCTTTCCCGCTAGGTCTTTTCCAAATCTGTTGTGCCTTTTTAGAGGCTAGTGCgtttcgtaccccttcggcacagagttattagccttcaagatgccggggtacctTTCCCGCTAGGTCTTTTCCAAATCTGTTGTGCCTTTTTAGAGGCTAGTG of Phragmites australis chromosome 3, lpPhrAust1.1, whole genome shotgun sequence contains these proteins:
- the LOC133912675 gene encoding uncharacterized protein LOC133912675 isoform X2; the encoded protein is MPALPLPPRRSSASPTPQQRPPLRPPAATRAGGNRSVLWKPGRRRPALLAAVRAKGKDEASFTDRILDYIEGGPKLRRWYGAPDLLPKDGGAESEEDESPDIEEPRDAVLVTNGDSEIGQMVILALILKRTRIKALVKDKRSTEEAFGTYVEDGFFSDSIDLKGVQHIVLVSQLVAYRNSGGLQAIMNSKLRKLAERDEEVVLASGIPSTIIRIGSLQSTPGGERDFDFTEGIAAKGRISKEDAATICVEALDAIPRKTLIFEVANGDEKVADWKAWFVEQTEKDEIQ
- the LOC133912675 gene encoding uncharacterized protein LOC133912675 isoform X1; the protein is MPALPLPPRRSSASPTPQQRPPLRPPAATRAGGNRSVLWKPGRRRPALLAAVRAKGKDEASFTDRILDYIEGGPKLRRWYGAPDLLPKDGGAESEEDESPDIEEPRDAVLVTNGDSEIGQMVILALILKRTRIKALVKDKRSTEEAFGTYVECMVGDMEDKSFMKKALRGVRAVICPADDGFFSDSIDLKGVQHIVLVSQLVAYRNSGGLQAIMNSKLRKLAERDEEVVLASGIPSTIIRIGSLQSTPGGERDFDFTEGIAAKGRISKEDAATICVEALDAIPRKTLIFEVANGDEKVADWKAWFVEQTEKDEIQ